ATAGTCTAGAGTAGATTAAGAGCCTAAACTAACCACCACCTTTAAACACACGTGCCGTAATCGTTTTAACTTCTTTTTGAACAACCACAACTTTTTTAGCTTCTACCAAATAATCTTTAATGGCGTCATAAGCCCTTCTTTCATCGCCTCCAGACGCAAGCCATTGAGCAACGGTAGAGCCATTAATAAAGTCATTTGCAAACGCAAATATTACTTTATTTGCCTCTTGATAAGCACTAGCAGAATCAAATCCCTCATTTTCAAAACAATTTTGTGCGAAATTTAAAGCTCTTTGGACCGTTTCTTCTAAACGATTTGTTTCCATACCTCGGCTTAAGTGAACATTATTTTTTGGTTTGAATTTTTTTGGCATAAATAAATCCTAACATTCTAAAAGGCTTTAGGTTACAAAACCTCCTTTTATTATATCGGCTTTTATTTTTTAAATGATAAATTTATCATAATAGTATACCAATATAGAGACAAAAAATATATAAAATCAGGAAATATAATAAGTTACATTAAAAAAGACTAGTAGGTAAATCCTTACTAGTCTTTTGATAAGTAAACCTAAAATCAGTTTTATTTTTTCTTTTTAGCAGCTGATTTTCTTTTTACGCCAACTTTTTCTTTAAGTGAAGAAGCAACTCTAAAACTTACTTTTTTAGAAGCTGGTATTTTAATTTCTTCACCAGTTTGTGGATTGCGTCCCTTACGAGCTGCGCGGTCTTTTACTTGAAGAATTCCAAGTTTATCAATACGAACTTTCTTGCCCGCAGCAACATGATCTTCAATTGCATCAAGAAAAGCTGCAATGACTTCTTTGGTTAATTTTTTTGGTAACTGATCAAATCTAGAAGAAACCTCAACTGTTAAAGCAGAAGTAGAAACAGTCGCAACCTTTCTTTTTGTCATAAACATCCTCGCATGTGAAGGTTAAATGAAACTGCCGTTATAGTTGCCTGAAATGACATATATATCAAGAGGCAAAGTATAATTTTTTTACTTCTTATTGTACCATGAGAAAACTTTGAAGCCAAAATCCTCAAAGTTATTTTTTTCGGAGATATATGACTATGGATCAATCTATTCTTTCTATACAATCTTGTGTAAGTTATGGCCATGTTGGTAATAGCGCTGTTACGTTTCCATTACAACGCCTTGGAGTTGAGGTTTGGCCTATACACACGGTCCTATTTTCTAACCATACAGGATATGGACAATGGGGCGGAAGAGTTTTTGACATTGCCGCAGTAAGAGATGTTTTTTTAGGAATAAAAGAACGGGGTGTCCTTAATAAATGTAGTGCAATGCTAAGTGGATATATGGGCTCTAAAGAGCTTGGAAATGTTATGATAGAAGCAATTCTAGAACTCAGAAAATTAAATCCAAATATAATTTATTGTTGCGATCCAGTAATGGGGGATGTTGGAAGAGGTTTTTTTGTTAAAGAAGGTATACCCGAATTCTTTAAAGAAGAAATGATTAAATATGCAACAATTATAACTCCAAATCATTTTGAATTAGAATATTTAAGCGATCAAAAAGTAAATTCAATCGAAGATGCAATTGAGGCATCTAATAAAATTTTATCAAAAGGTCCACAAGTTGTTTTAATCACTAGTCTGTTACTTAAAGATAACTTAACTTCAAATATTAGCATGATGGCAGTTCATAAAAACTCTGTATATATAGTGACTACTCCTTATATTCCAATTACATTAAATGGAACAGGAGATATTACTGCGGCTTTATTTACTCATTTTTATTTAAAATACAAAACAATAGAAAAAGCTTTAGAAGAAACGATTTCAAGAGTTTTCAGCATTATAGAAGAAACACATAAAGAAAATTCAAAAGAATTAGTTTTAATAAAATCTCAAAATTATTTAATTCAACCTAAACATTTTTTTAAAGCAGAA
The genomic region above belongs to Silvanigrella paludirubra and contains:
- a CDS encoding HU family DNA-binding protein; translation: MTKRKVATVSTSALTVEVSSRFDQLPKKLTKEVIAAFLDAIEDHVAAGKKVRIDKLGILQVKDRAARKGRNPQTGEEIKIPASKKVSFRVASSLKEKVGVKRKSAAKKKK
- the pdxY gene encoding pyridoxal kinase PdxY, with the translated sequence MTMDQSILSIQSCVSYGHVGNSAVTFPLQRLGVEVWPIHTVLFSNHTGYGQWGGRVFDIAAVRDVFLGIKERGVLNKCSAMLSGYMGSKELGNVMIEAILELRKLNPNIIYCCDPVMGDVGRGFFVKEGIPEFFKEEMIKYATIITPNHFELEYLSDQKVNSIEDAIEASNKILSKGPQVVLITSLLLKDNLTSNISMMAVHKNSVYIVTTPYIPITLNGTGDITAALFTHFYLKYKTIEKALEETISRVFSIIEETHKENSKELVLIKSQNYLIQPKHFFKAEKVK